One genomic region from Proteus vulgaris encodes:
- the fliZ gene encoding flagella biosynthesis regulatory protein FliZ — translation MSVSTQKKRPLSRYIKDYKHSQTHCLHCHKALDRISLVFNRQVINKEAISEMTDLIDDETWETLQEKFSALCRFCSEIYCNSETDYFDIMSFKQYLFEQTEMSHSTVREYVVRLRRLDELLTSTNFPRQEFTTEKIQSDLSKKLTPSAFSNYNIALRKYEQYLDWCQEPPSMSSSH, via the coding sequence ATGTCTGTTTCAACACAAAAGAAACGGCCGCTAAGCCGTTACATTAAAGACTATAAACACAGCCAGACTCATTGTCTACATTGCCACAAGGCGCTTGATCGGATCTCTCTCGTATTCAATCGCCAAGTTATCAATAAAGAAGCCATTTCTGAAATGACGGATTTAATTGATGATGAAACGTGGGAAACGTTACAAGAGAAGTTCTCTGCGCTATGCCGTTTTTGTAGTGAGATTTACTGTAATAGTGAAACTGACTACTTTGACATTATGTCTTTTAAGCAGTATTTGTTTGAACAAACGGAGATGAGCCACAGTACTGTTCGTGAGTATGTGGTTCGTTTACGTCGGCTCGATGAATTACTGACTTCAACTAATTTTCCTCGTCAAGAGTTTACGACAGAGAAAATTCAGTCAGACTTGAGTAAAAAGCTCACTCCCTCTGCATTTAGTAACTACAATATTGCACTACGTAAGTACGAGCAATATCTTGATTGGTGCCAAGAGCCCCCATCAATGAGTAGCAGTCACTAA
- a CDS encoding RNA polymerase sigma factor FliA, with product MSDLYTAEGVMDKNSLWERYVPLVRHEALRLQVKLPASVELDDLLQAGGIGLLNAVERYDSMQGAAFTTYAVQRIRGSMLDELRSRDWAPRSVRRNAREVTHSIHQLEQDLGRPPLEQEVADHLQIELAEYRQILLDTNNSQLFSYDEWHEIYGESCEPSQDEDHDDNPLQMLLESDIRQRVIDAIELLPEREKMVLTLYYQEELNLKEIGAVLNVGESRVSQLHSQAIKRLRARLNPEK from the coding sequence GTGAGTGATTTGTATACCGCCGAAGGCGTGATGGACAAAAATAGCCTCTGGGAGCGATATGTCCCGTTGGTTCGCCATGAAGCATTACGATTACAGGTCAAGTTACCTGCGAGTGTTGAATTGGATGATCTTTTGCAAGCAGGTGGAATTGGGCTGCTAAATGCCGTTGAGCGTTATGACTCAATGCAAGGCGCTGCCTTTACCACTTATGCTGTTCAACGTATCCGTGGCTCTATGCTAGATGAGCTGCGCAGTCGAGATTGGGCGCCACGTAGCGTGCGTCGCAATGCAAGAGAAGTAACGCATTCTATTCATCAATTAGAGCAGGATCTAGGACGACCACCATTAGAACAGGAAGTTGCTGATCATTTGCAGATTGAGTTAGCAGAATACCGGCAGATCCTATTGGATACGAATAACAGCCAATTGTTCTCTTATGACGAATGGCATGAAATTTACGGTGAAAGCTGTGAACCGTCTCAAGACGAAGATCATGATGACAATCCATTACAGATGTTATTAGAAAGTGATATTCGCCAAAGAGTCATAGACGCGATAGAATTGCTTCCCGAAAGGGAAAAAATGGTTCTTACACTGTATTATCAGGAAGAACTTAATTTGAAAGAAATAGGCGCAGTGCTTAATGTCGGGGAATCCCGCGTGAGCCAGCTACACAGCCAAGCCATAAAAAGGCTGCGAGCACGCTTAAACCCAGAGAAATAG